The proteins below come from a single Candidatus Limnocylindrales bacterium genomic window:
- a CDS encoding RAMP superfamily CRISPR-associated protein has protein sequence MRLEIHLKLKSDATFGRGDGVAGLVDEEVEYDVETGLPFLRGRTLKGLLAEECANILFALNRQNSPAYARFEQAAKFLFGQGGSTLEDDALMHVGAALLPQELRDAIEADVKSDPPRLKPAEVLESLTAIRRQTAVDEKTGAPEEGSLRSMRVVLRDTPFIARLDFDRDPDDVTKALLAACVLSLRRAGTGRNRGRGRLTARLRDEHGHDITDHCFQDFQQLVKGASS, from the coding sequence ATGAGACTGGAAATTCATTTGAAACTTAAAAGCGACGCAACCTTCGGGCGCGGGGATGGCGTGGCCGGACTGGTGGATGAGGAGGTGGAATACGATGTGGAGACCGGTTTGCCGTTCCTGCGCGGGCGTACGTTGAAAGGCCTATTAGCCGAAGAATGCGCCAACATTCTGTTTGCCCTGAATCGACAAAATTCCCCGGCATATGCCCGGTTTGAACAGGCGGCGAAGTTTCTCTTCGGGCAGGGGGGGAGTACCCTGGAAGACGATGCTTTGATGCACGTCGGCGCCGCCTTGTTGCCCCAAGAGCTGCGGGATGCCATCGAAGCAGATGTGAAGTCAGACCCGCCTCGTCTGAAGCCCGCCGAGGTTTTAGAGTCACTGACCGCCATTCGGCGTCAGACCGCCGTTGATGAAAAAACAGGCGCACCCGAGGAAGGAAGCCTGCGGTCAATGCGGGTTGTGCTGCGCGACACGCCGTTTATCGCGCGACTGGATTTTGATAGGGATCCCGATGACGTGACAAAGGCGTTACTTGCAGCCTGTGTCCTGTCTTTGCGGCGCGCGGGTACAGGGCGCAATCGTGGTCGCGGACGGCTGACTGCGCGGTTAAGGGATGAGCATGGTCACGACATCACGGATCATTGCTTTCAGGACTTTCAGCAACTCGTGAAAGGAGCGTCATCATGA
- the csx10 gene encoding CRISPR-associated RAMP protein Csx10 encodes MRVITYRITLLEPTLVTALEGDPNEAVAFDYLPGSVLRGAVIKRYLRARNLTQLDAVDTDARRLFFDGTTRYLNGYPLDRLGRRTLPTPQSWQREKGNEMDVFDFAVEMRDEDEKQWQGVDKPFCALSNEGGQKVHLVQPDRHITVHTARTRRFGRAMPAHKIDPSKDDTQGAVYRYDALAPKQTFEAAILCNDSDVTPLKLWLMGDAILGGSRSGGYGLSRFEVLKDEALDTWREANSTFIPDVDGKLIITLLSDALLRDHNGQFVVDPQVVTRTLSERMGISLSPYKHAGEAAPSRWAYLRGETVGGFNRKWGLPLPQALAVKMGSVFVYEKPHMDDRELKERLQKLEVEGIGERRAEGFGRVAVNWQMEAELKVDPIRPRPTIQATPISPGSDSEILLKRMAERMLRQRLDERLITRVNTLHIDKAPHNSQLSRLRNILHDELRKEQPNPQRVRDFLKQVKDRNTARKQFERARIDSTPLLEWLENTLQKTEENAWKAILGFQPGDTRKVGGLTAALTDTLRIEYVLRFMDAVLARAIKNRQKEEKQP; translated from the coding sequence ATGAGAGTGATCACTTATCGTATAACCTTGCTGGAACCGACCCTGGTCACGGCTCTGGAAGGCGATCCCAACGAAGCCGTAGCTTTTGATTATTTACCCGGCAGTGTCCTGCGGGGTGCGGTTATCAAACGATATCTCCGTGCAAGGAACTTAACCCAATTAGACGCCGTCGACACGGACGCACGGCGATTGTTCTTTGATGGAACCACCCGCTATCTCAACGGGTATCCGCTGGATCGCCTGGGCAGGCGTACTCTGCCTACTCCCCAGTCCTGGCAGCGCGAGAAGGGCAACGAAATGGATGTTTTCGACTTTGCCGTGGAGATGCGTGATGAGGACGAAAAGCAATGGCAGGGGGTCGACAAACCATTTTGCGCGTTGAGTAATGAAGGGGGACAAAAGGTTCATCTTGTCCAGCCGGACCGTCACATTACCGTCCATACCGCACGTACCCGCCGGTTCGGACGGGCGATGCCTGCTCACAAAATCGATCCCTCGAAGGATGATACCCAAGGAGCCGTCTACCGGTATGATGCCCTGGCTCCGAAACAGACCTTTGAAGCCGCAATTCTTTGTAATGATAGCGATGTAACCCCTCTCAAGTTGTGGCTCATGGGCGATGCCATACTGGGAGGCTCCCGTAGCGGAGGTTATGGGTTATCAAGGTTTGAGGTTTTAAAGGATGAAGCATTGGATACCTGGCGTGAGGCAAACAGTACGTTCATCCCAGATGTAGACGGTAAGCTGATCATCACCCTATTGAGCGATGCCTTGCTGCGGGATCACAATGGTCAGTTTGTCGTTGATCCACAGGTAGTCACACGGACGCTGTCAGAACGGATGGGGATTTCTTTATCGCCTTACAAACATGCCGGCGAGGCGGCTCCTTCCAGATGGGCTTATCTTCGCGGAGAAACCGTTGGTGGTTTTAACCGCAAGTGGGGCTTGCCGTTACCACAGGCACTTGCGGTGAAAATGGGAAGTGTGTTCGTTTACGAAAAACCCCATATGGACGACCGGGAGTTAAAGGAGAGGTTACAGAAACTGGAGGTGGAGGGCATAGGTGAGCGTCGTGCCGAGGGCTTTGGACGGGTGGCCGTCAACTGGCAGATGGAAGCGGAGTTAAAGGTCGATCCCATCAGGCCAAGGCCAACCATCCAGGCCACCCCGATTTCGCCGGGATCGGATAGCGAGATACTGCTGAAACGCATGGCGGAACGGATGTTGCGTCAGCGGTTGGACGAACGATTAATTACCAGGGTGAACACCCTTCATATCGATAAGGCACCCCACAATTCCCAACTATCGCGGTTACGCAACATCCTTCACGACGAGTTGAGGAAAGAACAGCCCAATCCGCAGCGTGTGCGTGATTTCCTTAAACAGGTTAAGGATCGCAATACTGCACGCAAGCAATTTGAGCGTGCACGGATTGACAGCACGCCGTTGTTGGAATGGTTGGAGAACACCCTTCAGAAAACAGAAGAAAATGCCTGGAAGGCCATACTGGGTTTTCAGCCAGGAGATACACGCAAAGTGGGTGGCCTGACAGCGGCTCTAACCGATACGTTACGTATCGAATATGTTCTACGTTTCATGGATGCCGTGCTGGCTCGTGCTATAAAAAATCGGCAAAAGGAGGAAAAACAGCCATGA
- a CDS encoding RAMP superfamily CRISPR-associated protein, with product MTKSFWSPQTSRKIISRIVVEGDLVLQTPAHFSNGDTDELTDMPLLVDPLDGKTPLLTGASVTGALRSYLRERERGYGQPADSNSASVRLFGSLKRDEEGEQSPLIVEDALGKPGTFGIEMRNGVSIDPKSRTAREDRLFDLQLWQAGTTFPLRFELLIREGDNADILKRGLATALAGFNDGSIMLGARKRRGYGRVSVSGWRVKTYDLTKPDGLLDWIEKGDEPLSAVTPIQDIGKALGVTKLEDDRREFFHINATFALNGSLLIRSGSGQDDQGPDMVHLHARQADGTRKPILSGTSLVGVLRARALKIANTLDTQDRAQTLIDEMFGADMDEVQKRRQQGNPDATPLASRVMVTEIVVQNARTDLVQNRVSIDRFTAGARETALFNEQPAFGGHDTTLTVDIRLVNPKDYEIGLLLLLLKDLWTGDLPLGGESSVGRGRLKGNRAILTFQGRGTSQRWEIGTNGQDLTVMEDREALEKFVSALSLYLKGGRS from the coding sequence ATGACGAAATCATTCTGGTCACCTCAAACATCCCGGAAAATCATCTCTCGCATCGTCGTCGAGGGCGATTTGGTCCTTCAAACTCCGGCACATTTCAGCAATGGGGATACCGATGAGCTAACCGATATGCCGCTTTTGGTTGATCCACTCGATGGCAAGACACCCTTACTTACGGGCGCTTCAGTCACCGGAGCGTTACGAAGTTATCTTCGCGAACGTGAACGGGGATATGGACAACCCGCCGATTCAAATTCAGCCAGTGTCCGGCTCTTCGGTAGTTTGAAACGAGATGAGGAAGGTGAACAAAGCCCACTCATTGTAGAAGATGCGCTGGGTAAACCCGGAACGTTCGGTATTGAAATGAGGAACGGGGTCAGCATCGACCCTAAAAGTCGCACAGCCAGAGAGGACAGGTTATTCGACCTGCAACTGTGGCAGGCAGGTACGACCTTTCCATTACGATTCGAGCTGCTCATCCGAGAGGGTGACAATGCTGATATTCTCAAACGTGGCCTGGCGACGGCGCTGGCCGGGTTTAATGACGGTAGCATCATGCTGGGTGCCCGCAAGCGACGCGGCTATGGACGAGTGAGCGTTTCAGGATGGCGGGTCAAAACTTATGATCTGACAAAACCTGATGGTTTGCTTGACTGGATTGAAAAGGGTGACGAACCCCTTTCAGCAGTAACCCCAATCCAGGACATAGGTAAAGCCCTGGGTGTTACGAAGCTTGAGGACGATCGTCGTGAGTTTTTCCACATTAACGCCACCTTCGCACTAAATGGATCTCTGTTGATTCGCTCCGGCAGTGGTCAGGACGATCAAGGACCTGACATGGTACACCTGCATGCACGGCAAGCCGATGGCACCAGAAAGCCGATTTTATCTGGAACAAGTCTGGTCGGTGTACTGCGGGCACGGGCGTTGAAGATTGCCAACACGCTGGACACTCAAGACCGGGCACAAACGTTGATTGATGAAATGTTCGGAGCGGATATGGACGAAGTTCAGAAGCGCAGGCAACAGGGTAACCCCGATGCAACTCCGTTGGCCAGTCGTGTCATGGTCACCGAAATCGTTGTGCAAAACGCCAGGACAGACCTTGTCCAAAATCGGGTCAGTATAGACCGCTTCACCGCTGGAGCGCGAGAGACGGCGCTATTCAACGAACAACCTGCCTTCGGAGGTCATGACACGACCCTGACGGTGGATATACGATTGGTAAACCCAAAGGATTACGAAATTGGACTTCTCTTGCTGCTGCTCAAAGACCTGTGGACGGGTGACCTGCCCTTAGGCGGGGAGAGCAGTGTCGGACGGGGACGGTTGAAAGGTAACCGTGCGATTTTAACCTTCCAGGGCAGAGGTACATCCCAACGGTGGGAAATCGGGACCAACGGACAAGATCTGACCGTTATGGAAGATCGTGAAGCATTAGAAAAATTTGTTTCCGCATTGAGCTTGTATTTGAAGGGAGGGAGATCATGA
- the csx19 gene encoding CRISPR-associated protein Csx19: MKLEIKSYPAVVQPIPTDTIQDVKAWLQTQAVQYKLKWLLAHADDGVIWGKINDNGQLVTSNGVAPEVSPPLRAETLQQARLFAEHAELLLWRDGDNRWHARLIRQPVNGETPIFTDAIDEPQMLWGTHGEHRNGFTLLRDGAQGLCHAVPMELPLGKNREANPPYLWVRHYIQEDDSGFARIVASRLVKLKNEEGPK; this comes from the coding sequence ATGAAACTGGAAATTAAATCCTACCCTGCTGTCGTTCAACCGATTCCAACGGATACCATCCAGGATGTGAAAGCATGGTTACAAACCCAGGCTGTCCAATACAAGTTAAAATGGTTACTGGCCCATGCCGACGATGGTGTGATCTGGGGTAAGATAAATGACAACGGGCAACTGGTCACATCCAACGGGGTGGCACCTGAAGTATCTCCACCGCTCCGTGCAGAAACGTTACAACAGGCACGACTGTTTGCAGAACACGCCGAACTCCTGCTCTGGCGCGACGGCGACAATCGGTGGCATGCTCGCCTGATTCGCCAGCCTGTCAACGGAGAAACACCGATATTCACCGATGCCATTGATGAACCCCAGATGCTTTGGGGTACCCACGGGGAACATCGTAACGGCTTCACCTTGCTGCGAGACGGCGCGCAAGGACTGTGCCATGCTGTGCCGATGGAATTACCTTTGGGAAAGAACCGGGAGGCCAATCCGCCATACCTGTGGGTACGACACTACATCCAGGAAGACGACAGCGGTTTTGCCCGTATTGTCGCCAGTCGGCTGGTTAAACTGAAAAACGAGGAGGGACCAAAATGA
- a CDS encoding TIGR03986 family CRISPR-associated RAMP protein, whose amino-acid sequence MSNRTILNLPRHKNPVNPNGKLKPNRTASAPYNFVPLPEVVVTAVDHANDLPDHDRYYPDRHTGYFEVTLMTKSPLYVRCPFTLPEFLRQERGEDKDSSYLQQVKNTPHFFYTRDPNQPVIPGSSLRGMLRSVLEIVSYGKVQWVTDSLKIFYRAVAAAKDDPLGEPYRKIIGKFGSNVQAGYLIKKGDEWYVKPAKKPADMGWPEKGAYLKVKEDSIHDNALPGLIRFNSPHYRPQYHPVSFDVDIRKGKKGNFITITRIGPSDAGYPYRGILVCSGNMREAGSEEVVSPRKRHALVLEAIEGKKLLKINNQAVTDYLDALTPFQIEPPFDRYRGCLRDGYPIFYVEVRGEVLFFGHTPNFRVPAFIENDKRTATPLDFVPKALRYPEHIDYAEALFGFVRTRPELDDMKQRGVIQEIPKQGDKHRAYAGRVFVTDAILAEGQSDIWFSQNPIVPSILASPKPTAFQHYLVQTSDDKNTLHHYGDKTPEETVIRGHKLYWHQGDRTRQDIEDPNAPATSTQHTQFRPVKPGVTFTFRIYFENLSDRELGALCWALHPLGNSTREYCHHLGMGKPLGMGAVKLEAVLYLTNRPTRYGSLFNGDTWQTGTSSSGESLSDRTTLERRTHEFEQHVLEVLNPNTTCQHLYELKRIGMLLKMMEWPGFKAVPPVNGQAAPNNCVITENGRQRPNTRYMMIELPGVQGTKKNEYRDRPVLPDPCAFDPHIAEPISDTTKVPASKLTTPSQDLGSTPAAKSLIKTTPKVSPKVQKPKQEEVTTKREWVTLVEDVKGGKAKVQTEGGEIVSCSNFPLYPMGMGTAGMRCRADVTRQDGKVQRAIFKGWE is encoded by the coding sequence ATGAGCAACCGTACCATCTTGAATTTACCCAGGCACAAAAATCCCGTTAACCCAAATGGCAAGCTCAAACCTAATCGCACCGCCAGCGCGCCTTACAACTTTGTGCCGTTGCCGGAAGTTGTTGTAACAGCCGTAGACCACGCCAACGATCTTCCCGACCATGATCGCTATTATCCCGATCGGCATACGGGTTATTTTGAGGTTACACTCATGACGAAGTCGCCGCTTTACGTACGGTGTCCGTTTACCTTGCCCGAATTCCTCCGGCAAGAGCGTGGCGAGGACAAAGACAGCTCCTATCTCCAGCAAGTAAAGAACACCCCGCACTTTTTCTACACCCGTGACCCCAACCAGCCTGTCATCCCCGGTAGCAGCCTGCGCGGCATGTTACGTAGTGTGCTGGAGATTGTGAGTTACGGCAAGGTGCAATGGGTGACAGATTCCCTCAAAATCTTTTACCGCGCCGTAGCAGCAGCAAAGGACGATCCTTTAGGTGAACCGTACAGAAAAATCATAGGCAAATTTGGAAGTAACGTCCAGGCTGGATATTTGATTAAAAAAGGGGATGAATGGTATGTTAAACCGGCTAAAAAGCCAGCAGATATGGGATGGCCGGAGAAAGGAGCCTATCTCAAGGTCAAAGAGGATAGTATTCACGATAACGCCCTACCCGGTCTTATTCGTTTTAATTCACCCCATTATCGGCCTCAATATCATCCTGTCAGTTTCGACGTAGACATTCGTAAAGGCAAAAAGGGTAATTTCATTACCATAACTCGTATCGGTCCATCTGATGCCGGATACCCATACCGGGGCATTCTTGTCTGCTCCGGCAATATGCGTGAAGCTGGCAGCGAAGAGGTTGTTTCCCCTCGCAAAAGGCATGCCTTAGTGTTAGAGGCAATTGAGGGAAAGAAACTTCTCAAAATCAACAATCAAGCTGTAACCGACTATCTGGATGCGTTGACTCCCTTCCAAATTGAACCACCTTTTGACCGATATAGGGGGTGTCTACGGGATGGGTATCCAATTTTTTACGTTGAAGTAAGAGGTGAAGTCTTGTTTTTCGGTCATACCCCGAACTTCAGAGTGCCGGCCTTCATCGAGAACGACAAACGTACCGCCACACCTCTAGATTTTGTTCCCAAAGCCTTACGCTATCCTGAACATATTGACTATGCCGAGGCCCTATTTGGGTTTGTACGCACACGACCAGAACTGGACGATATGAAGCAGCGCGGGGTTATTCAGGAAATCCCAAAGCAAGGTGATAAACACCGGGCCTATGCCGGACGTGTCTTTGTCACCGATGCTATATTGGCAGAAGGGCAATCGGACATCTGGTTCTCTCAAAATCCTATAGTACCGAGTATTCTCGCCTCACCCAAGCCGACGGCGTTTCAACACTATCTCGTACAGACGAGTGACGACAAGAACACACTCCATCACTATGGTGATAAGACGCCTGAGGAGACCGTCATTCGTGGCCACAAGCTATACTGGCACCAGGGCGACCGTACCCGACAAGATATTGAAGATCCCAACGCTCCGGCCACAAGTACTCAGCACACTCAGTTCAGACCCGTTAAACCGGGAGTAACATTTACCTTTCGCATCTATTTCGAAAATCTCTCCGATCGTGAGTTGGGCGCGCTCTGCTGGGCACTACATCCGTTAGGAAATTCTACCAGGGAATATTGCCACCATCTCGGCATGGGCAAACCATTGGGCATGGGCGCGGTGAAGCTGGAGGCCGTCCTGTACCTGACCAACCGTCCAACACGTTACGGCTCGTTATTTAACGGCGACACCTGGCAGACAGGTACTTCAAGCAGCGGCGAATCCCTGTCTGACCGTACAACCTTAGAACGGCGTACCCACGAGTTTGAGCAGCATGTTTTAGAAGTACTCAATCCTAACACCACCTGCCAGCACCTCTATGAACTGAAGCGTATCGGCATGCTGCTCAAAATGATGGAATGGCCGGGATTTAAGGCAGTACCGCCTGTTAACGGTCAGGCTGCTCCTAATAACTGTGTCATCACTGAAAATGGCAGGCAGCGTCCCAACACCCGATATATGATGATCGAATTGCCAGGCGTGCAGGGCACAAAGAAAAATGAATACCGTGACCGTCCCGTATTGCCTGATCCCTGTGCTTTTGATCCCCACATTGCCGAGCCAATCTCAGATACTACAAAGGTGCCCGCCAGCAAGCTGACCACACCATCCCAGGATCTAGGTTCTACACCTGCAGCAAAATCGCTAATCAAAACTACTCCAAAGGTAAGCCCGAAGGTCCAGAAACCGAAACAAGAAGAGGTTACAACGAAGAGGGAGTGGGTCACTCTAGTAGAAGATGTTAAGGGGGGCAAAGCAAAAGTCCAAACCGAGGGAGGTGAAATCGTTTCGTGTAGCAACTTCCCTCTCTATCCGATGGGAATGGGAACCGCCGGAATGCGTTGTCGTGCCGATGTCACGCGGCAGGATGGAAAAGTACAACGTGCGATTTTTAAAGGATGGGAGTAA